The proteins below come from a single Synechococcus sp. WH 8101 genomic window:
- the psbM gene encoding photosystem II reaction center protein PsbM has protein sequence METNDLGFVASLLFVLVPTVFLIILFIQTNSRQS, from the coding sequence ATGGAAACCAACGATCTCGGTTTTGTTGCCAGCCTTCTGTTTGTGCTGGTTCCGACGGTCTTCCTGATCATCCTGTTCATCCAGACCAACAGTCGTCAGAGCTGA
- a CDS encoding FGGY-family carbohydrate kinase, with protein sequence MPPDTTVLGIDLGTSGVRVAVLSVEGELVHSEATPYPGDFTDPVAWRQACSDLIRAIPRHRRAGLAAIAVDGTSGTLLACRRDGTPLGPALSYQQSCPEQVETLRRLIAPEHPAGSASGSLARALRLLGNHRESHLLLRHQADWITGWLLQHWRFGEEGNNLRLGWDLERGEWPATFHDQAWAEALPEIEASGSVLGRIAPQIARALGCPESVQVVAGTTDANAAVLTANPAVDEGITVLGSTIVLKRFVDAPLNAPGVTNHRVGGRWLCGGASNAGGAVLQSLFGDIDLAALSRQIDPNQSSGLEFRPLPGRGERFPVDDPTLEPVLTPRPVSDALYLHGLLEGLTRIEAQGWQRLGQLGAPEPRRLITLGGGARNPQWRRIRERMLGRPILTCHAPPAAGVARLALQALKPGAKRAGSGAES encoded by the coding sequence GTGCCACCCGACACCACCGTGCTCGGCATCGATCTGGGCACCAGTGGTGTTCGGGTGGCCGTTCTCAGTGTTGAAGGTGAGCTCGTCCATAGCGAAGCCACCCCCTATCCAGGCGATTTCACCGATCCCGTCGCCTGGCGTCAGGCCTGCTCTGACCTGATCCGGGCCATCCCCCGGCATCGCCGCGCCGGCCTGGCCGCCATCGCCGTCGACGGCACATCGGGAACTCTGCTCGCCTGCCGCCGGGATGGCACCCCCTTAGGGCCTGCACTCTCCTATCAGCAGAGCTGCCCGGAGCAGGTGGAGACTCTCCGCCGCCTGATCGCACCGGAACATCCTGCCGGAAGCGCCAGTGGCAGCCTGGCCCGGGCCCTAAGGCTGCTGGGCAACCACAGAGAATCCCATCTCCTGCTGCGCCATCAGGCCGATTGGATCACCGGATGGCTGCTCCAACACTGGCGCTTCGGCGAAGAAGGCAACAACCTGCGCTTGGGTTGGGATCTGGAGCGCGGCGAATGGCCTGCGACCTTCCACGACCAGGCCTGGGCCGAGGCCCTGCCTGAGATTGAGGCCAGTGGGAGTGTTCTTGGCCGCATCGCGCCGCAGATCGCCCGTGCCCTGGGCTGTCCAGAGTCGGTGCAGGTGGTGGCCGGCACCACCGACGCCAATGCAGCGGTGTTGACCGCCAACCCAGCCGTCGATGAGGGCATCACCGTTCTCGGCAGCACCATCGTGCTCAAACGGTTCGTGGACGCCCCCCTCAACGCACCGGGAGTGACCAATCATCGGGTCGGCGGGCGCTGGCTCTGCGGAGGGGCTTCCAATGCCGGCGGCGCCGTGCTGCAGTCACTGTTCGGCGACATCGACCTCGCCGCCCTGAGCCGACAGATCGATCCCAACCAGAGCAGTGGCCTGGAGTTTCGTCCACTGCCGGGCCGGGGGGAACGCTTTCCTGTGGATGATCCGACTCTGGAGCCGGTGCTTACCCCGCGACCGGTGAGTGACGCCCTCTATTTGCACGGGTTGCTCGAGGGGTTGACGCGAATTGAAGCCCAGGGCTGGCAACGGCTTGGTCAACTGGGTGCCCCCGAGCCCCGGCGGCTGATCACGCTCGGGGGTGGGGCCCGCAACCCCCAGTGGCGCCGGATCCGTGAACGGATGCTGGGCCGCCCGATCCTCACCTGTCATGCCCCTCCGGCAGCGGGGGTGGCCCGACTCGCCCTACAGGCTCTGAAGCCAGGCGCCAAACGAGCTGGATCCGGGGCAGAATCCTGA
- the nrdR gene encoding transcriptional regulator NrdR, translating to MQCPSCQNTDSRVLESRAADGGRSVRRRRECLNCEFRFTTYERVETMPITVLKRNGSRESFSRSKLLHGLSRACEKTGLTASRLETIVDDLELALQQRNGREVSSQEIGEMVLNQLKELSEVAYVRFASVYRQFRGVNDFVKTLEGMNDSATPLAAV from the coding sequence GTGCAGTGCCCTTCCTGCCAAAACACAGACAGCCGGGTGCTCGAGTCCCGTGCTGCCGACGGCGGCAGAAGCGTGCGGCGCCGTCGTGAGTGCCTCAATTGTGAGTTCCGCTTCACCACCTACGAAAGGGTGGAAACCATGCCGATCACCGTGCTCAAGCGGAATGGCAGCCGGGAAAGTTTCAGTCGCAGCAAACTGCTTCACGGTCTCAGCCGGGCCTGCGAAAAAACCGGTCTGACCGCCTCCCGACTGGAAACGATCGTGGACGATCTCGAACTTGCCCTGCAACAGCGCAACGGACGGGAGGTGAGCAGCCAGGAGATCGGGGAAATGGTGCTCAATCAGCTCAAGGAGCTCAGCGAAGTGGCCTATGTGCGCTTCGCCTCTGTGTACCGGCAGTTCCGTGGCGTCAATGATTTTGTGAAGACCCTCGAAGGCATGAACGACTCGGCCACCCCGCTGGCAGCGGTCTGA
- a CDS encoding DUF2470 domain-containing protein: protein MAADPLTPSVSDRICRHMNADHAEAVLQYARHYGGVAEPQAATMLAVRPDAMELEVDGAKLEIRFDHELSDSEDAHRTLVAMLRSMASGES, encoded by the coding sequence ATGGCCGCCGATCCCCTCACCCCTAGCGTCAGCGATCGCATCTGTCGCCACATGAATGCCGATCACGCCGAGGCCGTCCTCCAGTACGCCCGGCACTACGGAGGTGTCGCTGAACCGCAAGCTGCCACCATGCTCGCCGTGCGTCCGGATGCGATGGAGCTGGAGGTGGATGGGGCCAAGCTGGAAATCCGTTTTGATCACGAGTTGAGCGACAGCGAGGATGCGCACCGCACCTTGGTGGCGATGCTGCGCTCCATGGCCAGCGGGGAATCCTGA
- a CDS encoding photosystem II reaction center protein T yields MESFAYILILTLAIATLFFAIAFRDPPKIGK; encoded by the coding sequence ATGGAAAGCTTCGCTTACATCCTCATCCTCACCCTGGCGATTGCCACGCTCTTCTTCGCGATCGCCTTCCGCGATCCTCCGAAGATCGGCAAGTGA
- a CDS encoding HAD family hydrolase yields MARLLLNGITLADVDGVLFDKDGTLSHSEPHLIGLGRQRLQAAATVFRQAGHSAGVCEQLVDQLQRLYGISAAGVSPTGLLAVASRQHNLIATAATVTQLEPSWPQALRLADACFQLADQALAEQPSPLLPEADRVLHALQAAGVRCAVISNDSRQGIERFLDNHGLHPLVSAIWSADDTPCKPDPAAVHRLCKQMQLDHRRCALIGDADSDLHMAREAGVAVTLGYVAGWQQPPRLTGHQHLIQHWRELQVECLT; encoded by the coding sequence ATGGCCCGGTTGCTGCTCAACGGCATCACCCTGGCCGACGTTGACGGGGTGCTGTTCGACAAGGACGGCACCCTGTCTCATAGCGAACCCCACCTGATCGGCCTCGGTCGGCAGCGACTTCAAGCGGCTGCCACGGTATTCCGCCAGGCCGGTCACTCCGCCGGCGTTTGCGAGCAGCTGGTGGATCAACTGCAACGGCTCTATGGCATCAGTGCCGCCGGGGTCTCCCCTACTGGCCTGCTGGCCGTGGCCTCACGCCAGCACAACCTCATCGCCACAGCTGCCACCGTTACCCAGCTGGAACCCTCCTGGCCCCAGGCCTTGCGACTGGCCGACGCCTGCTTTCAGCTCGCTGATCAGGCCCTCGCCGAGCAGCCCAGCCCGCTGCTGCCAGAGGCCGATCGCGTCCTCCACGCCTTGCAGGCAGCGGGCGTTCGCTGTGCGGTGATCAGCAACGATTCGCGCCAGGGAATCGAGCGGTTTCTGGACAATCATGGTCTCCACCCCCTGGTGAGCGCCATCTGGAGCGCCGACGACACTCCCTGCAAGCCGGATCCCGCCGCGGTGCATCGCCTCTGCAAGCAGATGCAGCTTGACCACCGGCGTTGTGCCCTGATCGGCGACGCTGATTCCGATCTGCACATGGCACGGGAGGCCGGCGTGGCGGTGACTCTCGGCTACGTGGCTGGATGGCAGCAACCACCTCGCCTCACCGGCCACCAGCATCTGATTCAACACTGGCGCGAGCTCCAGGTGGAGTGTTTGACGTGA
- the psbB gene encoding photosystem II chlorophyll-binding protein CP47 — MGLPWYRVHTVVINDPGRLLAVHLMHTALVAGWAGSMALYELAIFDPSDPVLNPMWRQGMFVMPFMARLGVTGSWGGWSITGETGVDPGFWSFEGVAAAHIVFSGLLMLAAIWHWTYWDLEIWQDPRTGEPALDLPKIFGIHLLLAGLGCFGFGAFHLTGVFGPGMWVSDPYGLTGHLEAVQPAWGPEGFNPFNPGGIVAHHIAAGIVGIIAGIFHITTRPPERLYKALRMGNIETVLASAIAAVFFAAFIVAGTMWYGSAATPVELFGPTRYQWDQSYFKTEINRRVQTAMDQGASAQEAFAAIPEKLAFYDYVGNSPAKGGLFRVGPMVNGDGLPTGWLGHIAFTDKDGRDLQVRRLPNFFENFPVVLEDSDGIVRADIPFRRAEAKYSFEQQGVTAKVFGGALDGQTFTDPADVKRLARKAQLGEAFEFDRETYHSDGTFRSSPRGWFTFGHATFALLFFFGHIWHGARTLYRDVFAGIDPDLGEQVEFGLFQKLGDRSTRRLPEGYVPPAGSPLS; from the coding sequence ATGGGATTGCCCTGGTATCGGGTGCACACCGTCGTCATCAACGACCCCGGCCGACTTCTGGCCGTGCACCTCATGCACACCGCCCTCGTTGCCGGCTGGGCCGGCTCGATGGCTCTTTATGAACTCGCTATTTTCGACCCCTCGGATCCTGTACTGAATCCGATGTGGCGTCAGGGCATGTTCGTCATGCCTTTCATGGCCCGACTTGGCGTCACCGGCAGCTGGGGAGGTTGGAGCATCACCGGAGAAACCGGTGTGGATCCTGGCTTCTGGAGCTTTGAAGGTGTCGCAGCGGCTCACATCGTGTTCAGTGGCCTGCTGATGCTTGCCGCCATCTGGCACTGGACCTATTGGGATCTCGAGATCTGGCAGGACCCCCGCACCGGCGAGCCTGCCCTTGACCTCCCCAAAATCTTCGGCATCCACCTGCTCTTGGCAGGCTTGGGTTGCTTCGGCTTCGGCGCCTTCCACCTCACCGGTGTGTTTGGTCCGGGGATGTGGGTCTCCGATCCCTATGGCTTGACCGGCCATCTCGAGGCGGTTCAACCGGCTTGGGGGCCAGAGGGTTTCAACCCCTTCAATCCCGGTGGCATCGTCGCTCACCACATCGCAGCCGGCATCGTCGGCATCATTGCCGGCATTTTTCACATCACCACCCGACCGCCCGAGCGTCTCTACAAGGCGCTTCGGATGGGCAACATCGAAACGGTTTTGGCCAGTGCCATCGCCGCTGTGTTCTTCGCAGCCTTCATCGTGGCTGGCACGATGTGGTACGGCTCCGCTGCAACACCTGTCGAGCTGTTCGGCCCCACCCGTTACCAGTGGGATCAGAGTTACTTCAAAACGGAAATCAACCGTCGCGTCCAGACGGCGATGGATCAGGGCGCCTCAGCTCAGGAAGCCTTCGCAGCCATTCCTGAAAAGCTCGCCTTCTACGACTACGTCGGCAACAGCCCTGCCAAGGGTGGCCTGTTCCGCGTCGGTCCGATGGTGAACGGTGATGGCCTGCCCACCGGATGGCTGGGTCATATCGCCTTCACCGATAAGGATGGTCGCGATCTTCAGGTGCGTCGTCTTCCCAACTTCTTCGAGAACTTCCCTGTGGTTCTGGAAGACAGCGATGGCATCGTTCGCGCTGACATCCCCTTCCGTCGCGCTGAAGCCAAGTATTCCTTTGAGCAGCAGGGCGTGACGGCCAAGGTGTTCGGTGGGGCCCTGGATGGCCAAACCTTCACGGATCCTGCCGATGTGAAGCGTTTGGCCCGTAAGGCTCAACTTGGTGAGGCCTTTGAGTTCGACCGCGAGACCTACCACTCCGACGGCACCTTCCGCAGTTCACCCCGCGGCTGGTTCACCTTCGGCCATGCCACCTTCGCCCTGCTCTTCTTCTTCGGGCACATCTGGCACGGCGCTCGGACCCTGTATCGCGATGTGTTTGCCGGTATCGATCCGGATCTCGGCGAACAAGTGGAGTTCGGTCTGTTCCAAAAACTGGGCGACCGTTCCACCCGTCGCCTTCCCGAGGGCTACGTGCCCCCGGCCGGTTCCCCCCTCAGCTGA
- a CDS encoding class I SAM-dependent methyltransferase — MEDYQLLIDLHKKGYRQGPGGDSETELAIKLSGLDTAGSLNVLDVGCGTGASTIALASRLDCQVTGIDIFDEFLVEVIHKSNEKGLDSKIRTRNCPMEDLPFAKEEFDVIWGEGSIYNMGFGKGISYLRDFLKPNGILAVSEITWFSKERPKELEDYWNLEYPEIATASEKMGILESNGFSIMGYFPLPKKCWEENYYAPMRSRFSEFLRHNEHSEMAREIVDSEEKEMELFSTFHQYYGYGFYIAKKL, encoded by the coding sequence ATGGAAGATTATCAATTACTTATTGATTTACATAAAAAAGGTTACAGGCAGGGACCTGGCGGAGACTCCGAGACCGAACTTGCCATCAAACTTTCAGGACTTGACACAGCAGGAAGTCTCAATGTTCTTGATGTTGGTTGTGGAACTGGAGCGTCCACTATTGCTCTGGCATCACGCCTTGACTGCCAAGTTACGGGAATAGATATCTTTGACGAGTTCTTAGTGGAAGTTATCCATAAATCAAATGAAAAAGGACTGGACTCAAAGATAAGAACTCGTAATTGCCCCATGGAAGACCTGCCTTTTGCCAAAGAGGAATTTGATGTTATCTGGGGAGAGGGTTCTATCTACAATATGGGATTTGGCAAAGGTATTTCGTACCTTCGTGACTTTCTAAAACCCAATGGAATACTGGCGGTATCCGAGATAACCTGGTTTTCCAAAGAGCGCCCAAAAGAACTTGAGGACTACTGGAATCTGGAATACCCAGAAATAGCAACTGCCAGCGAGAAAATGGGCATCCTGGAGAGTAATGGATTTTCCATTATGGGATATTTCCCATTACCCAAGAAATGCTGGGAGGAGAACTACTATGCTCCTATGAGGTCAAGATTTTCTGAATTCCTACGACATAACGAACACTCGGAGATGGCGAGGGAAATCGTCGACTCAGAAGAGAAGGAGATGGAACTATTCAGTACTTTTCATCAATACTATGGATATGGTTTCTATATTGCCAAAAAGTTGTAA
- a CDS encoding 2Fe-2S iron-sulfur cluster-binding protein yields MPVIRFVREGRDVECYPGENLREVALREGIALYGLKGQLGNCGGCGQCITCFVDVPEGGALGALSPRTAVEEAKLRRRPQSWRLACQTLVEGSVLIMTRPQTGLADAAARLAAAQATPLPSGPTAWPVTQEPEVSSEDQEVSASSDEAATPGDED; encoded by the coding sequence ATGCCGGTGATCCGATTTGTACGAGAAGGTCGCGACGTGGAGTGTTACCCAGGCGAAAACCTGCGCGAAGTGGCGTTACGGGAAGGGATCGCTCTTTACGGGCTCAAAGGTCAGCTGGGCAATTGCGGCGGCTGTGGACAGTGCATCACCTGCTTTGTGGATGTGCCGGAAGGGGGAGCGCTGGGGGCCCTCTCGCCCCGCACGGCTGTGGAGGAGGCCAAGTTGCGCCGGCGACCCCAGTCCTGGCGGCTGGCTTGCCAGACCCTGGTGGAAGGGTCGGTGTTGATCATGACGCGCCCGCAGACGGGCCTGGCTGATGCTGCGGCCCGGTTGGCCGCTGCTCAGGCGACGCCGTTGCCATCAGGGCCCACCGCCTGGCCGGTCACGCAAGAGCCAGAGGTTTCCTCTGAGGACCAGGAGGTCAGCGCATCGTCGGATGAAGCTGCTACGCCCGGTGACGAGGACTGA
- a CDS encoding recombinase family protein, protein MLYLRVSSQDQGRSGLGLEAQQRDIDLFLENYADTPYEVIERFVEIQSGKDDDRPLLDTAITMAKNQGAVLVVSKLDRLSRRVSFIATLMEDKSLEFKVAQMPFADKFQLHIYACLAEQERDFISQRTKAALAAAKARGTKLGAPVIHLEKLAKARSEKATADASKVASVIMPLKRQGASLRQICDALNHSGVKTQRGGKFHPSLVSRMLKRIQ, encoded by the coding sequence TTGCTCTACCTCCGTGTCTCATCTCAAGACCAAGGACGTAGCGGTCTTGGTCTTGAGGCACAGCAGCGGGACATCGACCTGTTTCTGGAGAACTACGCCGACACCCCCTACGAGGTCATCGAGCGGTTTGTGGAAATCCAGAGCGGGAAGGACGACGACCGCCCCCTTTTGGATACCGCTATCACCATGGCGAAGAATCAAGGTGCCGTGCTCGTTGTGAGCAAGTTGGATCGCCTGTCCAGGCGGGTCTCCTTCATTGCCACACTGATGGAGGACAAGTCGCTGGAGTTCAAGGTTGCCCAGATGCCCTTTGCTGATAAGTTCCAACTCCATATCTATGCCTGCCTGGCGGAGCAGGAACGGGACTTCATATCTCAACGAACCAAGGCAGCACTGGCAGCAGCAAAGGCAAGAGGCACAAAACTGGGTGCTCCCGTAATTCACCTGGAGAAACTGGCGAAAGCACGGTCTGAAAAGGCGACAGCAGATGCCAGCAAAGTTGCTTCGGTCATCATGCCCCTGAAACGACAGGGGGCATCCTTAAGACAGATTTGTGATGCTCTCAACCACAGCGGTGTCAAAACCCAGAGGGGAGGGAAGTTTCACCCTTCGCTCGTCTCCAGGATGCTCAAGCGTATTCAGTGA
- a CDS encoding ComF family protein codes for MLTALSSCLKTLLHQPSCPLCTQPLTDDQDEQRPCDACNRRLGLRSQLLHGRAPLTWVAAGLYSGALRQVLLQLRRSRDAKTLAALCANLRDHLPSDALLVPIPSWKHTSRANPLPALLCQGLNRPTLELLQRRRPGLGQHHLNAHQRQSNQQEAFHAVAPVAADVGRSTGRVWIVDDILTTGATAVAAQAALTRANLPVAGLVCLARTPRRSTSSERRDLRSGCRADDAPG; via the coding sequence GTGCTCACCGCCCTGTCGTCGTGCCTCAAGACCCTGCTTCATCAGCCCAGCTGCCCCCTCTGCACCCAACCGCTCACCGACGATCAGGACGAGCAGCGCCCCTGTGACGCCTGCAACCGCCGCCTGGGACTCCGCAGCCAGCTGCTGCATGGACGGGCTCCCCTGACCTGGGTCGCCGCCGGGCTCTACAGCGGTGCACTGCGCCAGGTGCTGCTCCAACTGCGCCGCAGCCGCGACGCCAAGACCCTCGCTGCGCTTTGCGCCAACCTCCGCGACCACCTTCCCAGCGATGCCCTGCTGGTGCCCATCCCCAGCTGGAAACACACCAGTCGGGCCAATCCGCTGCCGGCTCTGCTCTGCCAGGGCCTGAACCGCCCCACCCTGGAGCTGCTGCAACGCCGTCGGCCCGGCCTGGGGCAACACCACCTGAACGCGCATCAACGCCAGAGCAACCAACAAGAGGCGTTTCACGCCGTCGCCCCCGTCGCGGCAGACGTCGGTCGGTCGACCGGAAGAGTCTGGATCGTCGATGACATCCTCACCACCGGTGCCACAGCCGTTGCCGCCCAGGCGGCACTCACCAGGGCGAACCTGCCCGTAGCTGGCCTGGTGTGCCTGGCAAGAACGCCGCGCCGGAGCACGAGCTCGGAACGTCGTGATTTAAGATCTGGTTGTCGCGCAGACGACGCGCCGGGATAG
- a CDS encoding 30S ribosomal protein S1: MSVSSTDQVQDPAVESAANLTDAAEQVAAQAEVLTADEAFDENDLSIPEDVPTADDPSSRASSRDLDNAGFTLDEFAALLSKYDYNFKPGDIVNGTVFALESKGAMIDIGAKTAAFMPMQEVSINRVEGLSDVLQPGEVREFFIMSEENEDGQLALSIRRIEYQRAWERVRQLQKEDATIYSEVFATNRGGALVRVEGLRGFIPGSHISTRKPKEELVADFLPLKFLEVDEERNRLVLSHRRALVERKMNRLEVGEVVIGTVRGIKPYGAFIDIGGVSGLLHISEISHEHIETPHSVLNVNDQMKVMIIDLDAERGRISLSTKALEPEPGDMLTDPQKVFEKAEEMAARYKQMLLEQAEEGDDGYGMMG, encoded by the coding sequence ATGTCTGTTTCCTCCACCGACCAGGTTCAGGACCCCGCTGTCGAATCAGCTGCAAACCTCACCGATGCCGCCGAGCAAGTCGCTGCTCAGGCTGAGGTGCTGACTGCCGATGAAGCCTTCGACGAGAACGACCTGAGCATTCCGGAGGATGTGCCCACGGCCGACGACCCCAGCAGCCGGGCGAGCAGCCGTGATCTCGATAACGCCGGCTTCACCCTCGACGAGTTTGCGGCGCTTCTCAGCAAGTACGACTACAACTTCAAGCCGGGCGACATCGTCAACGGCACCGTGTTCGCCCTGGAATCGAAGGGGGCGATGATCGACATCGGCGCCAAGACCGCCGCCTTCATGCCGATGCAGGAGGTGTCGATCAACCGGGTGGAAGGTCTGAGCGACGTGCTTCAGCCCGGTGAGGTGCGCGAGTTCTTCATCATGAGTGAGGAGAACGAAGACGGGCAGCTTGCTCTCTCCATCCGCCGGATTGAGTACCAGCGGGCCTGGGAGCGGGTGCGTCAGCTGCAGAAGGAAGACGCCACCATCTATTCCGAGGTGTTTGCCACCAACCGCGGTGGTGCCCTGGTGCGGGTGGAGGGCCTGCGCGGCTTCATTCCTGGCAGCCATATCAGCACCCGCAAGCCCAAGGAAGAGCTGGTCGCCGATTTCCTGCCGCTCAAGTTCCTGGAAGTCGACGAGGAGCGCAACCGTCTGGTGCTCAGTCATCGCCGCGCCCTGGTGGAGCGCAAGATGAATCGCCTGGAGGTGGGCGAAGTGGTGATCGGCACCGTCCGCGGCATCAAGCCCTACGGCGCCTTCATCGACATCGGTGGCGTCAGCGGTCTGCTGCACATCTCCGAAATCAGCCACGAGCACATCGAAACGCCGCACTCGGTGCTCAATGTGAATGATCAGATGAAGGTGATGATCATCGACCTCGATGCCGAGCGGGGTCGGATTTCCCTCTCTACCAAGGCACTCGAACCGGAACCGGGCGACATGCTCACCGATCCCCAGAAGGTGTTCGAAAAGGCCGAGGAGATGGCAGCCCGCTACAAGCAGATGCTGCTGGAGCAGGCCGAGGAAGGCGACGATGGCTACGGCATGATGGGCTGA
- a CDS encoding universal stress protein codes for MFNNLLIADSGKGHVEEMVRMLRDLPGFRSARINLLHVVPEQDKSGSDEHWSAAAALLSQAAERLGLDRSEVNAIIRSGDAKQTVLKVADELNADLIVMGSRGLGRLQSILANSTSQYVFQLSTRPMLLVRDDLYVRHVNRLLVTVDGTGVGDDALRLACEMVRDIPGGHLTGVHVARQDVAPTRGAASKSDSLLNAAVQRARSFGVALTPLHITANDVGRGVCQAAKEVNADLVVIASQDRRPLVARGLVDLDKLLGGSVSDYIRVHAPAPVLLVREPERS; via the coding sequence GTGTTCAACAACCTGCTGATCGCCGACTCCGGCAAGGGTCACGTCGAGGAGATGGTGAGGATGCTCCGCGACCTGCCCGGGTTCCGCTCAGCGCGCATCAACCTGCTGCATGTGGTGCCGGAACAGGACAAATCCGGATCGGATGAGCACTGGAGTGCTGCAGCGGCGCTGTTGTCTCAGGCCGCCGAGCGCCTGGGCCTCGATCGCAGCGAGGTCAACGCGATCATCCGCTCCGGTGATGCGAAGCAGACCGTGCTCAAGGTCGCCGATGAACTCAATGCTGACCTGATCGTGATGGGCTCCCGCGGACTGGGACGCCTGCAGTCGATCCTGGCCAACAGCACCAGTCAGTACGTCTTCCAGCTCTCGACTCGCCCGATGCTGCTCGTGCGCGACGACCTTTACGTCCGTCATGTGAACAGGCTGCTGGTCACTGTGGATGGCACCGGCGTGGGAGACGACGCCCTGCGACTGGCCTGCGAGATGGTGCGCGACATTCCTGGGGGCCATCTGACCGGCGTGCATGTGGCCCGTCAGGACGTGGCCCCGACCAGGGGGGCAGCAAGCAAGAGTGACAGCCTGCTGAATGCGGCGGTGCAGCGGGCTAGGAGCTTCGGCGTCGCGTTGACCCCCCTGCACATCACCGCGAATGACGTGGGTCGCGGCGTCTGCCAAGCCGCCAAGGAGGTGAATGCCGATCTGGTGGTGATCGCCTCACAGGATCGCCGACCCCTCGTGGCTCGAGGCCTGGTGGATCTCGACAAACTGCTGGGAGGCTCGGTGAGCGATTACATCCGCGTGCATGCTCCGGCGCCCGTCCTGTTGGTACGGGAGCCGGAGCGTTCCTGA
- the metK gene encoding methionine adenosyltransferase produces MSRYVFTSESVTEGHPDKICDQVSDAVLDALLAQDSASRVACETVVNTGLCMITGEVTSKAQVDFIHLVRDVIRDIGYSGARAGGFDANSCAVLVALDQQSPDIAQGVDEADDHAGDPLDKVGAGDQGIMFGYACDETPELMPLPISLAHRLSRRLAEVRHNGSLDYLLPDGKTQVSVVYENDKPVAIDTILISTQHTAEVAGMSGEQEVRQKISDDLWTHVVEPATADLPLRPSKDSTRYLVNPTGKFVVGGPQGDAGLTGRKIIVDTYGGYARHGGGAFSGKDPTKVDRSAAYAARYVAKCLVAAGLAKRAEVQLSYAIGVAKPVSILVDAFGTGKVSNAELTELVNQHFDLRPGAIIEQFKLREMPALNGGRFYRDTAAYGHFGRPDLKLPWEDVADKAATLLQAEASRLQQGSSL; encoded by the coding sequence ATGAGCCGTTACGTCTTCACCTCCGAATCCGTCACCGAAGGCCATCCCGACAAGATCTGTGATCAGGTCAGCGATGCCGTGCTCGACGCGCTGCTCGCCCAGGACAGTGCCAGCCGGGTGGCCTGCGAAACCGTGGTCAACACCGGTCTCTGCATGATCACGGGTGAAGTCACCTCCAAGGCTCAGGTGGATTTCATTCATCTAGTGAGGGATGTGATCCGCGACATCGGCTACAGCGGTGCCCGGGCCGGCGGTTTCGATGCCAACAGCTGCGCGGTGCTGGTGGCCCTGGATCAGCAATCGCCCGACATTGCCCAGGGCGTGGATGAGGCCGATGATCACGCCGGCGATCCCCTCGACAAGGTGGGGGCCGGCGATCAGGGCATCATGTTTGGCTACGCCTGCGACGAAACGCCGGAGCTGATGCCCCTGCCGATCAGCCTCGCCCACCGGCTCTCGCGTCGCCTGGCCGAAGTGCGCCACAACGGCAGCCTTGATTACCTGCTGCCGGATGGCAAGACGCAGGTGAGTGTCGTGTATGAGAACGACAAGCCCGTGGCGATCGACACCATCCTGATCTCCACCCAGCACACCGCCGAGGTGGCCGGCATGAGTGGTGAGCAGGAGGTGCGCCAGAAAATCAGCGACGATCTCTGGACCCATGTGGTGGAACCGGCGACAGCCGACCTCCCCCTGCGCCCCAGCAAAGACAGCACCCGCTATCTGGTCAATCCCACTGGGAAGTTTGTGGTGGGAGGCCCTCAGGGGGATGCGGGTCTAACCGGTCGCAAGATCATCGTGGACACCTACGGCGGCTACGCCCGCCATGGCGGTGGTGCATTCTCCGGCAAAGATCCCACCAAAGTGGATCGTTCGGCGGCCTACGCCGCCCGCTACGTCGCTAAGTGCCTGGTGGCCGCCGGTCTGGCCAAGCGAGCTGAAGTGCAGCTGAGCTACGCCATCGGCGTCGCCAAGCCGGTATCGATTCTTGTCGATGCTTTCGGCACCGGCAAGGTATCGAACGCCGAGCTCACCGAACTGGTGAATCAGCACTTCGATCTGCGCCCCGGCGCCATCATCGAACAGTTCAAGCTCCGGGAGATGCCGGCGTTGAACGGAGGCCGTTTCTATCGCGATACCGCGGCCTATGGCCACTTCGGCCGCCCCGACCTCAAGCTTCCCTGGGAGGATGTGGCGGATAAAGCCGCCACCCTCCTGCAGGCAGAAGCCTCCCGGCTGCAACAAGGCAGCAGCCTCTGA